The nucleotide window GTCGGTCCAGTTCTTTATCCCACGCTTTCCACGTCTTCACCAGTGGAATCATCGTATAATCGTCGACGATCTGTTCTCCATCGAAGAGGTCCCAAACGTACTCTTTGAGTGAGTTCAAATCCGCGTGCCAAGTGCTAAATACGAGGTCGTACTCACCGAGACAAGAACTCGCATTGTAAATGAGACCCTCATCGATGAGTTTCGTAATAAACTCTTTTCTGACATCAGATGACACGTGCTGGTCGAACGTGACAAGAACTTGCGCAGTTACGAGGTCTGCCTCTTGAAGCACAATTACTGCGAGGATTTCGAGTACATCGCTTTCCTGGAGTTTCTCTCGGCGGCGGCGGACTGCTGTTCGAGAGAGTCCGACCCGTTCTGCAAGTTCAGTGTCGGAGATCCTCCCATTCTCGTTGAGCGCACGGAAAATCTCGTAATCGTGTTCGTCGAGGTAATTCGAGAGCACCGCCTGCGGCGTATCGGGATTCGGAGCAGTGCCGTCAACAGATTTGGGGTTGAAATTTTCCATACGAAATTGTATCTATGAGACAATTTGTGACTTCTGATCGAATATGCTAATCAAAACGGAATAGAAACTGTGTCACATTGTCACCGTGTGTTCAGTGTGGGGAAATCAACTTCTCGGTGACATACACCGAAGTAGCCTCAACACACTCACAATAGGACGAGTCGCGAGGGGTCTCCGATATGCTGTCCACCCTGTGAGCAACGCATAGTCATCAACTAGTTGTGAGAATTGGTGTTCTCAGAAAGAATATGGTTCGAGGCCATCTATCAATAGACAACGATGTACAGGAACCACGCTAGCAATGTCAGCGTCTGCTGGCGCGGTCAACCAACATCGGTTCGAAGGAGTGGAAGTCAGAAACGCCGGCACCGGTTTCACAATAATCTAACGACAGCGTCCAGCCGAATCACAAATTCACACAAAATAATCAATGAGCGATAACACCACGAACCAAGGACTAGAGGGGATCACAGTTGCAGAGACTCGAATTAGCGACATCGATGGCGAAAGTGGCGAACTTGTGATTGGTGGGTACCCCATCGAAGAGCTTGCAACAAACGCGACCTACGAGGAAAGTATCTTCCTCCTCTTGAACGGCCGACTCCCAACCGATAGAGAACTCGCCAACCTCCGAGCCAAACTCGCGGCCCGCCGGGAGATTAGCGACGAAGTACGGGCGGTGCTCCGGCGTGCTGCCGAAGAAGAAAAACCCGCGATGGATGCCCTTCGGATGGGCGCTGCGACAGCAACCATCGGGACCGAAGATGGCACCCCACAGGACGATGCGCAGCGAGTAATCGCCGCCTTCCCGACGATTGTAGCCGCGTACTGGCGATATCGGCAGGGGAAGAAGCCGGTCGCACCGCGCGAAGATTTGGGACACGCCGCAAATTATCTCTACATGCTGAGCGGTGAGGAGCCGACCGACGCCGCCATCCGTGGGTTAGAAACGTACCTCAACACGGTTGTAGACCACGGGGTGAACGCCTCGACATTTACTGCGAGAGTCGTGGTTTCGACGGAGTCAGATCTCGTATCGGCAGCCACCGCCGCCGTCGGGACACTCAAGGGGCCACTCCACGGCGGCGCTCCGGGACCTGTCCTCGACATGTTCAAAGAAGTCCACGAATCCGGGGAACCAGAGGGGTACGTCCGCGAGACGCTGGAGCGTGGCGAACGCCTAATGGGGTTCGGCCACCGCGTGTACCGCGTTCGGGACCCACGCGCAGCGGTGCTCTCGACGGCCGCCGAGCGCTTCTACGAGGCGAGTTCGAATACGGAGTTCTTCGAGACCGTTCAAGACCTCGAAGAGTGCGCTGTCGATATCTTGGCGGAGCACAAGCCAGACCGGCGACTGGAGACGAATGTCGAGTTTTACACCGCTGCGCTCCTTCACGGCCTCGGTATCCCGAAAGACGTGTTCACGGCGACGTTCGGCGTGTCGCGAGTCGGTGGCTGGATGGCGCACTGTCTCGAACAACTGGAAAATAATAGAGTAATTCGTCCGCGGGCACACTACGTGGGCGCGACTGGGCGGACGTGGACACCAGTTGGCGAACGATAGTTCTACCTAATTTAGGCTTTCACAGTTATGTGTTCGCTGTCTGAATGTCGAAGTCCTGCGTCTGCAACTCGAAGAGTAATCTGTTTGAACGGCACGAGAACCCATCTCACCACGATACAGCGAATTATCGGCCAGGCGGCGAGAGGATAATCGACCCTTCATCTGTTCTTTGACCTGGCGGTGCGGGTCAGCAGACCACCAAGAACCAACACTCAAGCATTCAAATACATTAACGGATAACTTCGTATATACTTTAAATATTACAATAGTATTCTAGATTGTACACTATCACACACCCAATTGAGGCCAAATAGTTCAAGATTGTCAGTCGAGTGTGGTGGAGAGACAGTAGTCCAACATCGGGTGAAGATAGGCATAACGGTATGACACAGAACGATTCAGTCGAAAGCGAACCAGCGAGTATCGATCGTCGAACACTCCTCAAGTCAGCTACTGCAGTCGGTTTGGGTGGCGGGTTGCTTACGTTCAGCACTCCATCTGTGAGTGCACAAGCGGGAGGTCCTGTCATTCTTATGGGGATTGATACTGAGGACGGCGGCATAGGTGGGCACGGACCGGTCAGCACTTACGTCGGTATTGTCAACGATATCCTCAGTAGGGTGACTAACGGGAACAACGGGATTCTCGTCGTTGGCGGCAGCGCCAACAGCCCGGTGACGACGTTTTGGGACCGTATCGGGACTGATACGGGCGAATCAGTCACGTACGTCAGGGGAAGCACCAACATCCGGAGTCAGAGTTTCAGCGGGTTCGCGATGCTTGCTGTCGTCAGCAGTGCACCCGAAACGACCGGCGGGATGTCGCAAGCGGAAAATGACGCCCTAGTCAGCCGTTCGGCAGACGTCGCGTCTTTCGTAGATAATGGGGGAGGACTGTTTGGCAGCTCCCAAACCGACTTCAACAACGCCTGGGCGTATATCGCAGATATTGGCAGCTTCACGACCAATACAGGTCTCAGCTATAGTGACGTCACACCAACTACGGAAGGTAACAACATCGGTATCGTCGATCCAGATCTGGACCTCTGTTGTTGGCACGATACCTTCACCGCTTGGCCGAGCTTCCTCGATGTGCTGGCTTGGCAAAGCAACTCTGTTGGCCAACAGGCGGCAGCACTCGGTGGAGCTAGCGTGACCTTACAGGCACCGGATGCCCAGTGTACGGCATCTTTCCCGGGCAACAAAGCTTGCGTCACGGATACGGTAACCTTCGACGGATCGGGGTCGAGTGACCCCGACGGTGACGACTCCAAACTCACTTACAGGTGGGACTTCGACGGGGACGGTATCACCGACGCAATCGGTCAAATAGTTACACACAGCTTCTCAAGTCCAGGACAGAAGACGGTTGTACTGACGGTCATCGACGAAGACGGGAAGTCATCCACTTGCACTGAGGTGGTTAACGTGGTAGTCTGTAATCGACCACCAACCGCCAACTGTGAAATAATCATCCCGAACGACTGTGGAATATCCTTCCCGGGCAACGTTTCAGCGACGGGTGAGCCAATCTTCTTCGACGGGACGGGATCGAGTGACCCCGACGGTGACGTACTTACCTTCGAGTGGGACTTCGACGGGGACGGTATCACCGACGCAACCGGTGCAGTCGTCAAACACACCTTCACGACCGGCGGTAAAAAGACGGTTACACTCACAGTCACCGATGAACACGGTGCATCAGACACCTGTACGTTGACACTCACCGTGGCGATCAAAGCCGAAATCGATGTTAAACCCTGCTCTGAACCGAGTCCGATCAATCCCAGAAGTAGGGGCGTCACCCCGGTCAGTGTCAAGCAGACAAGCACATTCAACCCGACCGAACGGATTGACGTGGGGTCACTCCGCTTCGGCGACCCGGAGGATGTGAAGGTTGGCAGCGGTGCGAGTCCCGCCCATAACGGTCACGTCGAAGACACGGTTCCGTGTGGAGGAGACGGGAGAAATGATCTCGTACTCCACTTCCCAACTAGAGACGCTGGCTTCGACGGCGACGAAAATACGGGCCGATTGGAGGGCATGACACACGACGGTGTCCCGGTGTTTGGGGAG belongs to Haloferax mediterranei ATCC 33500 and includes:
- a CDS encoding Lrp/AsnC family transcriptional regulator; amino-acid sequence: MENFNPKSVDGTAPNPDTPQAVLSNYLDEHDYEIFRALNENGRISDTELAERVGLSRTAVRRRREKLQESDVLEILAVIVLQEADLVTAQVLVTFDQHVSSDVRKEFITKLIDEGLIYNASSCLGEYDLVFSTWHADLNSLKEYVWDLFDGEQIVDDYTMIPLVKTWKAWDKELDRP
- a CDS encoding citrate synthase/methylcitrate synthase translates to MSDNTTNQGLEGITVAETRISDIDGESGELVIGGYPIEELATNATYEESIFLLLNGRLPTDRELANLRAKLAARREISDEVRAVLRRAAEEEKPAMDALRMGAATATIGTEDGTPQDDAQRVIAAFPTIVAAYWRYRQGKKPVAPREDLGHAANYLYMLSGEEPTDAAIRGLETYLNTVVDHGVNASTFTARVVVSTESDLVSAATAAVGTLKGPLHGGAPGPVLDMFKEVHESGEPEGYVRETLERGERLMGFGHRVYRVRDPRAAVLSTAAERFYEASSNTEFFETVQDLEECAVDILAEHKPDRRLETNVEFYTAALLHGLGIPKDVFTATFGVSRVGGWMAHCLEQLENNRVIRPRAHYVGATGRTWTPVGER
- a CDS encoding PKD domain-containing protein produces the protein MSAQAGGPVILMGIDTEDGGIGGHGPVSTYVGIVNDILSRVTNGNNGILVVGGSANSPVTTFWDRIGTDTGESVTYVRGSTNIRSQSFSGFAMLAVVSSAPETTGGMSQAENDALVSRSADVASFVDNGGGLFGSSQTDFNNAWAYIADIGSFTTNTGLSYSDVTPTTEGNNIGIVDPDLDLCCWHDTFTAWPSFLDVLAWQSNSVGQQAAALGGASVTLQAPDAQCTASFPGNKACVTDTVTFDGSGSSDPDGDDSKLTYRWDFDGDGITDAIGQIVTHSFSSPGQKTVVLTVIDEDGKSSTCTEVVNVVVCNRPPTANCEIIIPNDCGISFPGNVSATGEPIFFDGTGSSDPDGDVLTFEWDFDGDGITDATGAVVKHTFTTGGKKTVTLTVTDEHGASDTCTLTLTVAIKAEIDVKPCSEPSPINPRSRGVTPVSVKQTSTFNPTERIDVGSLRFGDPEDVKVGSGASPAHNGHVEDTVPCGGDGRNDLVLHFPTRDAGFDGDENTGRLEGMTHDGVPVFGEDRVRLVGR